A part of Streptomyces sp. NBC_01235 genomic DNA contains:
- a CDS encoding RBBP9/YdeN family alpha/beta hydrolase, protein MVAYVIIPGIDGSDERHWQSLWENQWGVSAVRIAPASWSMPDLPDWVAAVQAAYEIASRHDGQVALVAHSLGCWAAAQWLDRVRPDGVAAFLVAPPDPQGPAFPRQAASTFLDLSARPLSCRSLMVASDDDPYCDPATSASFAHEWQAQGHLLASHGHINSDSDLGDWQAGRKLLRTLVDR, encoded by the coding sequence ATGGTCGCGTACGTCATCATCCCCGGGATCGACGGCTCGGATGAGAGGCACTGGCAGAGCTTGTGGGAAAACCAGTGGGGAGTCTCTGCGGTCCGGATCGCACCGGCCTCGTGGAGCATGCCGGACCTGCCGGACTGGGTTGCCGCGGTTCAGGCAGCCTACGAGATCGCTTCTCGGCATGACGGCCAGGTGGCGCTGGTGGCTCATAGCCTTGGCTGCTGGGCAGCAGCTCAGTGGCTGGACAGGGTGCGACCCGATGGGGTTGCGGCGTTCCTGGTCGCGCCGCCCGATCCCCAAGGACCGGCGTTCCCACGTCAGGCCGCATCAACGTTCCTGGACCTGTCCGCTCGCCCCTTGTCCTGCCGGAGTCTGATGGTGGCCAGCGACGACGACCCCTACTGCGACCCGGCGACGTCCGCCTCATTCGCGCACGAGTGGCAGGCCCAAGGGCATCTCCTCGCAAGCCACGGCCACATCAATTCCGACAGCGACCTCGGCGACTGGCAGGCCGGCCGGAAACTCCTTCGCACGCTCGTCGACCGCTGA